The window CGAGCGGCTTGTTGCCGGGCAGATGGACGAACGCGCAATGCTTGTACCAGGACAAATTGCGATGCGTGTTGCCCGACCAGTGGCGACCCACCGTCTGATAAGCGCCGACATCGAGAATCGGCTGCCCCTCGTCCGCGAGCGCGTTGAGCGCCGCCGACATGAATGCCTCGTCGCCGACATGATTCAGTCGAGGCATCTCGGCAACGTAGCGATCGAAGTATTCCTTCCCGCGCGCGACGAGCGCATCGAGAAACGCAGGCGTCGCAAGCAGAAACTCGCCGCCGTACCAGCGCGGATTGACGAGCCGCCGTCCCGCGACGATCTCGAGATCGGCAATCACGCGTGCGCTGCCGTAAGCCGGGAACTCCTGATCCGAAATATCGAACGCACCGACGCCAAGCGCCGCGCAGCGCCGAATCACTTGGGCATCGAGCGCGTGCATCGCCACCATATCGGTATCGAGCAACATCAGCAGCGCGTCTTCGGGCAGCCGCTTGCTCACCTGGCTCAGCAAATCGAGCTTGAAATGCGCGGCGTAGAACGGCGTGCTCTTCGGCAGATCGATGCTCGTCGCGGCAAGCGCATGCACGTCGGGGCGCGCGCTCGCGGGCGCATGAGCCAGCAGCTCGGCGACGCGATCCGCCGCATTCGTAAAGACATTCAGGCGCGGCATGCCGGCCCGCAGCAGCGACTTGTTCAAGCACAGCGCCTGCCAGACGTAGCCGAGCGGACTCTTGCTGCGGCTGTTCGGACTCGACGCGCCCGCCGGGTCCAGATACACGAGCGAGCACGGATAGATGGGATGCATCGTGGCCGGATAGCGCTGGGCGTCGTGCCGCGCACGGCGCCCCATAGTCACCTTCGATACGATGCGGCGGAAATCAGCGAAAAATGAAACCTGCATGCATGGCCCCCGAACCTGCTAGACAGCAGAGTCAATGGTATGAGGGACCGCACGCACGTATGCGCCACAATGCTGTTGCCTGAAGCCATCGGCCAATGCGATGGATCGAGCAATCAGACAGGGACGTATCGAATCGGACCCGTTGCCGGGGAGGCCGCGCAAGCGCCGTTCCTGAGCGCGCGGCTCAGAGCAGCGGCAACCCGCCATAGCGCTTCACTTCGCGCAGCGACAGCACGGACTCCACCGAGGTCACGCCCGGCAAGGCTCGCAAAACGTCACGTATGAACGCGCCATAGTCTTCGAGATCTTTCGCGACCACTTGCAGCAAATAGTCGGCGGTGCCCGAAATGTTGTGACACGAGACGATGCGGGGAATACCTTGAACTTCGCGCTCGAACTGATCCGACAGCTTTCTGTCATGCACGCCGAAGCGCACGTTGGCGAAGGCGACCACGCCGATTTGCAACGCCGAGCGCGACAGCACGGCCTGATAGCCTTCGATGAAACCCTCGGATTCGAGCCGCTTCAAACGCCGCGCGCACGGCGTCTCGCTCAAGCCGACGGCATCGGCGAGGCTCGCGTTCGTCGCACGGCCGTCGGATTGAATCTTCATCAGGATCGCGCGATCCGTTTTATCCAGCTTCATGAGTCGATCTCCAAGGACGCGCCGCATCATAGTGTATTCCACTCACGCGCACGTCTCGTCGGCAGAAAAATTGCCCGAAATCGCTCATGGCTTGGCGAGAAGACGATGCCTTTCTCGAACCAAGCGCACGGGGGGCCATGCCGTGGCCGCCCCCCTTCCTACGCTCAATCTTGCGCGAGCCGCGTCTTCAACTCGTTTGCCAGCTGCTTGAGCGCGGCCTTCGTCGGCGGATCGTCAGCCAACGCG is drawn from Trinickia violacea and contains these coding sequences:
- a CDS encoding Lrp/AsnC family transcriptional regulator, whose protein sequence is MKLDKTDRAILMKIQSDGRATNASLADAVGLSETPCARRLKRLESEGFIEGYQAVLSRSALQIGVVAFANVRFGVHDRKLSDQFEREVQGIPRIVSCHNISGTADYLLQVVAKDLEDYGAFIRDVLRALPGVTSVESVLSLREVKRYGGLPLL